CCAGGGCCTGCAGTTCCTTGATAAGCACCTTAAACGACTCCGGCACGCCCGGCTGCTGCGGCGGGTCGCCCTTGATGATGGACTCGTACATCTTGGTCCGTCCGGCGAAATCGTCGGACTTGACCGTCAAAAACTCCTGCAATGTGTAGGTGGCTCCGTAGCCCTCTATGGCCCACACTTCCATTTCGCCGAACCTCTGTCCGCCGAACTGGGCCTTGCCGCCCAGCGGCTGGCGGGTGATGAGGCTGTAGGGGCCGGTTGACCGGGCATGCACCTTGTCTTCCACCAGGTGGATGAGCTTCATTATGTACATGCAGCCGATGGTGACTTTTTCGGAGAAAGGCTCGCCCGTCCTGCCGTCGTAAAGGGTGATGCGGCAGAATTCGTCCGGCAGGTGTTTTTCGGGAACGCCCCGCTTTTTGAGATGCTCGCGCGCTTCCTTGACCTTGGCGCGGACTTCCTCTTCGCTGGCGCTGTCAAAGACGGGGCAGAGCATCTGCGTGTCCAGCTGCCGCCCGGCCCAGCCGAGCATGGTCTCCAGCAACTGGCCCACGTTCATGCGGGTGGGTATGCCCAGCGGCGAAAGCACAATGTCCAGCGGGGTGCCGTCGGGCATGAAAGGCATGTCCTCTTCGGCTAGAATTTTGGCCACCACGCCCTTGTTGCCATGCCGGCCAGAGAGCTTGTCGCCCACCTGCAGCTTGCGGCGGGAGGCTATGTAGACCTTAACCGTCTTGTTGACAGTTACCGACAACTCGTCGCCGGCCTTGATATACTCAAGCTCGCGCGCGTAATCGTCCTGCGTGCGCTTTTCCATGAGCTTGAAGAACAGATTGACGCGCTCCTCTTCCTTGGCGCGGGACTGCGCGTTCTTGATGACCGCTTTGAGATTCTCAAGCGCGGCCTTGCGCTGCTGGACAAGCCCGGCCAGCTTAGCGTCGCGCTCGGCCTCCACGGCCTGCTGGCGCACGCGCTCCTCCGGCTTGGAGAGCTTTTCCTTGCGCACGAAAACGCGCACGCCCAGGATTTTGCCGCTCACGCCCGGCGGGACGCGCAGCGAGGCGTCCACCACATCCTCGGCCTTTCTGCCGAAGATGACTTTCAGCAGCCGCTCTTCCGGAGTAAGCTGCTGCTCGCCCTTGGGGGTTACTTTTCCGACCAGAATATCGCCGGGATTGACCACCGTAGAGGGGGTAACAATGCCCTGCTCGTCCAGATTGGCCAGCGCCTCCGCGCCCACATTGGGAATATCGCGGGTGATTTCCTCGGCGCCCAGCTTGGTGGAGCGGGCCTCCACCTCGAACTCGTGCAGATGGACGGAGGTGAAAACGTCCTCCTTGGCCAGCTTCTCCGAGACCAGGATGGCGTCTTCGTAGTTATAGCCTTCCCAACTCATAAAACCCACAAGCAGGTTCCTGCCCAGCGCGAGCTGGCCCTCGTTGACAGCGGGACCGTCGGCCAGCACGGCGCCTTTGCCAACCGTATCGCCGCAGCGGGCAAGCGGCCTCTGGGTTATGCATGTGTCCTGGTTGGAGCGCTTGTTCTTGATAAGCTGGTACATGTCAACTTTGGGCATCTTGTCGTCGTCCGGCTGGACGGCGATAAGATTGCCGGAGGCGTAAATGACTTTCCCGGCCCGCTTTGCCAGCACGCAGGAGCCGGAATCCTTGGCCACGTCGCCTTCAATGCCGGTGGACACAACCGGGAACTCCGGCAGCAGCAGCGGCACCGCCTGGCGCTGCATGTTGCAGCCCATCAGAGCGCGGTTGGCATCGTCATGCTCCAGGAACGGTATCAGCGCCGCCGATACCGACACTACCTGAAGCGGCGAAATGTCCATGCAGTCCACACGGGCCGGCTCCAGCACCGGATAATCGGCCTGCCGGCGGCAGTTGACCTGCGCGGCGGCCAGCTTGCCGTCCTTTATGGGAGTGTTGGCCTGTGCGACGAAATAATTGTCTTCCTGGTCGGCGGTGTAGTAATTGATCTCTTTGGTGGCCTCGCCGCTTTTCACCTTGCGGTAAGGCGCCTCTATAAGCCCGTATTCGTTGACGCGGGCATAGCAGGCCAGAGAGGTGATAAGGCCGATGTTCGGGCCTTCCGGCGTTTCAATGGGGCAGATGCGCCCGTAATGGGTATGATGGACGTCGCGCACCTCAAAGCCCGCGCGCTTGCGGTTGAGGCCGCCGGGGCCCAGCGCGGAAAGGCGGCGCTTGTGCGTCAGCTCGGACAGCGGGTTTATCTGATCCATGAACTGCGACAACTGAGAGGTCCCGAAGAACTTGCGTATTATCGCCTGCACCGGCTGCGTGTTGACAAGCGAACGCGGGGTGATGGTCTTGTCCTCGCGGTTCATCCTGTCGCGTATGGTGCGGGCCATCTGCGAAAGGCCGACCCGTATCTGGTTCTCCAGCAATTCGCCGATGCCGCGCACGCGCCGGTTGCCGAGATGGTCTATGTCGTCCATCTCGAAAGAGTACCGCCCGCCGTTGTTCTGGATTTCGGTGACGCCGTTGTTGAGCGCAAGCAGGTACTGCACCGTGGCCACGATATCGGGCAGGCACAGCAGCCGCGCGTTTTCAGAGGGAATCGCCAGGCGCTTGTCTCCGGTGGCGGACAGCCGCTCGTAGAGCGCGCGCAGCTTTTTGTTGAGCTTGTAGCGCCCGACATGGCTTAAATCGTAGCGGCGCAGGTTCTTGAAAATAAGGTTGTCCAGGAACTGCTCGGCCTGCTCCTTGACGATGAAATCCTGCCCGCGCAGCTTCTTGTAAATGTCCTGCTGCGCCTCCTTGGAGGTTTTGGACTGGTCCTTGCGGTTTTCCAGAGTCAGCAGTATGGCCGGCGCGTCCTGGCGGGGGTTGCCTGTTATCAGCCGCAGCGACTTGATTTTGCGCTCTATGAGGAGCTTGAAGGTCTTGTCGTCTATGGGGGAGGTGGCCTTTTCGTCCAGATTCCAGAGAACCTCGCCCGTGGCCTTGTCAACTATGTCTTCCGCGGCGTAGCGACCTATAACGATGCCCGCGTTTTCGGGGGAGCAGAGCACATCCTCAGACGGGTAGAAGGCGCGCAGAATCTCGCCGTTGGTTTCAAGCCCGCAGGCGCGCAGGAAAGTGGTGGCAAGTATTTTCTTCTTGCGGTCCAGCCGGACCCAGAGGACGTTTGCCAAATCAAATTCAAATTCAACCCATGCGCCGCGGTAAGGGATTATTCTGGCGAAATAAAGCTGCTTGCCGAGGGTGGACTGCTTTTTCTCCTCGTCCTCTTCAAAAATGACGCCCGGCGAACGGTGCAGCTGGCTGACGATGACGCGCTCGGCGCCGTTGAAGACGAAACAGCCGCTGTCAGTCATAAGCGGCAGTTCGCAGAGCATGACGTCCTGCTCTATGGCTTCCTTGAGCTTGCCATTTTTAAGTTTTATGGAAAGGGAAAACCAGACTCTGAGAGGGGCGGAATAGGTGCTGTCGCGGACCGCGGCTTCCTCGGGGTTGGAATAGCGCGGCTCGCCCAGTTCGTAGCGGAGGAAATCCAGCTTCATGCTGCCGTCGGGGGATTCTACGGGGAACACGTCCACGAACGCGGCCTGTATCCCCTGCAGCTTGCGGGAAGACGGGCTGGCGTCCAGCTGCAGGAATTCTTCAAACGAGCGCTTCTGCAGCTCCAGCAGATGCGGCAGCTTCAGTGTTTGCGGAATTTTAGCGAAATTAAGCTGTTTCATGGTATCCTCGCATGAGAGTTTGAATCCGGCCTCTCAAAGCAAAACAGTATTCCCCTGCTTCCTGCATGCGGACGCCGCCGGCATCCGCAGATACGGCGATACCCCGGCCCCGGCCGCTAAGGCCGGAGCCGAGATACCGCCAGTTTCCGCGCTGCTTATTTAAGTTCAACTGTCGCGCCGGCGTCGGTGAGTTTCTTCTTCAACTCCTCGGCCTGCGTCTTGTCAACATTTTCCTTCACCGGCTTGGGAGCGGCTTCCACGAGGTCCTTGGATTCCTTGAGGCCCAGCCCGGTTACTTCGCGCACAACCTTGATAACGCTTATTTTCTTGGTGGCATCCGGCACGCCGGTCAGAACGACGGTGAATTCCGTCTTTTCCGCCGCAGCGGGGGCGCCGCCGCCCGCAGCCGGGGCAGCCGCGACCATGCCCATGGCGGGCGCGGCCTTGACGCCGAATTTGTCTTCAACTGCCTTCACCAGCTCGGAAAGCTCCAGAACGGTAAGGGTGGATATCGCTTCAACCAATTCGTCTTTGCTAAGTTTCGCTGCCATTTCGGTAATCTCCTAATTTTCGTCCCGCGCGGGGCGGGTTCGTTTCGGAACAGCCGCTTTCGCGTTTATCCCGCCCGGGGGCGGGGCTGTTTCCTCTATTGCGTGTCAGGCCGCCGGCGTTTCGGCGGATTTTTTGACACGCAAGGCCTCAAGCGCGAAGGCAAGGTCGCGCACCGGCGCCTGCAACACGGAAGCCGCCTGGCTGATGCAGCCATGCAGGCTGCCCAGCAAATGGGCGATGGTTTCCGTGCGGGTGCCGAGCGTCGCGAGCTTTTTGCACTCTGCGGCGTTGTACCACGTGTCGGCGGAATAACAGGCCTTGAGCTTCAACGCGGGGAATTCTTTCTCACAGGCGGACAGAACACGCGCCGCCTCCACCAGGTCTCCGCCCTTTTGAAGCGTGAGCGCGGTGGGTCCTTTCAGCATTGCCGTTTCGGGGGACTGGGGAAAGCCTGCGCCTTTCACCGCATGGAACATGATGCTGTTGCGTTCCACACGGAATTTCGCGCTCACCGGGGACAGCTTGGCGCGAAGCGAGGCAAGTTCCACGAATTTCAGGCCCTGATAGGACGCGAAGAATACGCCGCTGGCTGATTTAAGCTCATCTGCCAGTTTCGCCGACTTGTCTTTTTTCTGCGTTTTGGTCAGTTTCATAGTTTGCACCGAAGCGGAGCTTTCTGCCCTTCCGCCCCTCTGCAAAACGACATTGCCCGCCATAGGCGGGCATGAAAGCATATTTCGCTTTAGGGCAAAACCCGGGCGAAACAACAAACCGGAACCTGCGTAAACATCAGGCCGGCGGGAACAACTTAGAATATGCCTTCAAAAATCAGGGGGATAACGAACAGGGATGAGACGGGCAGCGACCTACTCTCCCAACGCCGAGATGGGCGTTAGTACCATGGGCCCTAAAGAGCTTAACTGCCGTGTTCGGAATGGGAACGGGTGTGACCTCTTCGGGATTACCACCCATCTCATTCCTGTCCGTTATCAGACCGGCGAAGCGGGGCTTCCGCCATGCTGCCATGGCGGACGAGCCGCTCAGCAAACTGTACCGGGCGCTTTTCCGGCTTTTTGGCGCCGATAATTTCGCCCGATGGATTTTGCCCGTCTGGACGGGCTGAAAGAAAGCCCGGAAGAGAGAACTCTTCCGTCAGCCCCGCCGCCTTATGGAAACCCGCGCCTGTCAGCTCTGTGGCATGACTGGGCTGCGTTTTCCGTCCGGCACGCGGACTGATTTGCGGATTAAAGAATATGGCCAAGCCTCACGACCGATTAGTACCGGTTAGCTCAACACATTGCTGCGCTTACACCTCCGGCCTATCAAACCAGTAGTCTTCTGGTGGTCTTTAGTTCCTGTCTTTCGACAGAAAAGGGAAACCTCATCTTGGGGCGGGTTTCACGCTTATATGCTTTCAGCGTTTATCCCTACCAGACACCGCTAACCAGCTGTACCCTTGGCAGGATAACTGGTATACCGGAGGTCTGTTCAGCCAGGCCCTCTCGTACTGTGGCCAACTCCCCTCAAGTTTCCTACGCGCACAACAGATAGAGACCGTACTGTCTCACGACGTACTGAACCCAACTCACGTACCGCTTTAATGGACGAACAGTCCAACCCTTCCCACCTGCTTCAGCGGGAGGATGCGATGAGTCGACATCGAGGTGCCAAACCGGGCCGTCGATGTGAACTCTTGGGCCCGATCAGCCTGTTATCCCCGGGGTAGCTTTTGTCCGTTGAGCGATGGCCCTCCCACGAGGTACCACCGGATCACTAGGTCCTGCTTTCGCATCTGCTCGGCCTGTCGGCCTTACAGTTAAGCTCTCTTCTACCCTTGCGCTCGGCGGCCGATTGCTATTCGGCCTGAGAGAACCTTGGAACGCCTCCGTTACTTTTTGGGAGGCGACCGCCCCAGTCAAACTGCCCGCCTGCCACTGTCCCCGGCCCGGCTTCACGGGCATTCGGGTTAGAATCACAATCTCAAAAGGGTGGTATTTCACTGTTGGCTCCGCAGCCCCCACAAGGACCGCATCAAAGCCTCCCACCTATTCTACGCATTTAAGACCGTAAACCAATGACAAGTTACAGTAAAGCTCCACAGGGTCTTTTCGTCTTGTTGCGCGCAGCCAGCGTCTTCACTGACACCACAATTTCGCCGAGTCCATCGTCGAGACAGCGGCACCTTTGTTATGCCATTCGTGCAGGTCGGAACTTACCCGACTAGGAATTTCGCTACCTTAGGACGGTTATAGTTACCGCCGCCGTTTACTGGGGCTTAAGTTCGGAGCTTCACCTTGCGGTTGACCCCTCCCCTTGACCTTCCAGCACCGGGCAGGCATCAGGCCCTATACCTCATCTTGAGATTTCAGCAGAGCCCTAAGTTTCTGTTAAACAGTCACGGTGCCCCTTTCACTGCGGCCCTTTGGCAACGGCTTGCGCCGCCGCTACTCGGGCATCCCTTCTTCCGAAGTTACGGGACTAGTTTGCCTAGTTCCTTGACGTATGGTTATCTCGCGCACCTTAGCATTTTAAGCTCACCCACCTGTGTCGGATTACGGTACGGTTGCAATAGGAACTCCCCACGAGGCTTTTCTTGGCAGCGTGGTTGGGCCGCTTCCCGCGGCTCGCGCCGCAGTCGCATTCACCTTTCAGCTTGACGAGCCGGTGGATTTTCCTGCCGGCTCACGCCTACCAGTTTAGACCGGGACAACCTTTACCCGGACGGCTTACCCTTCTGCGTCCTCTCTTGAGTGATGACGCGCCTACCACAGTTCCGGAATATTAACCGGATGCCCATCGCCTACGCCTTTCGGCCTCAGCTTAGGACCGACTGACCCTGAGCCGACGAACGTTGCTCAAGGAAACCTTAGGTTTTCGGTGACAAGGATTCTCACCTTGTTTATCGCTACTTATTCCAGCATCCTCGCTTCCTGGCGCTCCAGCGCTCCTTTCGGTACGCCTTCGCTGCAGCCAGGAACGCTCCCCTACCACTATACGCAGCTCGCGCCGCATACAATCCGCGATTTCGGTAACATGCTTAGCCCCGTGTAATTTTCGGCGCAGGTTCACTAGACCAGTGAGCTGTTACGCACTCTTTGAAGGGTGGCTGCTTCTAAGCCAACCTCCTGGCTGTTTGTGCAAACCCACATCCTTTGCCACTTAGCATGTATTTTGGGACCTAAATCGGCGGTCCGGGTTGTTTCCCTCTCGCACGTGAAGCTTATCCCTCACGAACTGACTGCCGTAATATCCGCCGCGGTATTCGGAGTTTGGTTGACTTCGGACCGAGGGTCGCTCAGCCTACATCATCCAGTTGCTCTACCCCCGCGGGTTAAATTACGACGCTAGCCCTAAAGCTATTTCGGGGAGAACCAGCTATCACCAAGTTCGATTGGCCTTTCACCCCTAACCCTAGTTCATGTAGGAACTTTTCAACGTTCAACACTTCGAGCCTTCAGCAGGTGTTACCCTGCCTTCACTCTGACCGGGGTTAGATCACTTGGCTTCGGGTCTGATGAATCGAACTAATCGCCCTATTAGGGCTCGCTTTCACTTCGGCTCCGGAACGCGCTTGCACGCATCCCTTAACCTCGCTCGGTCCATCAACTCGCTGGATCATTCTTCAACAGGCACGCAGTCGCGCGTTCCGGTCCCTTGCGGGAGCGGCATAGCGCTTCTACAGCTTGTAGATGTACGGTTTCAGGTTCTATTTCACTCCCCATCTGGGGTTCTTTTCGCCTTTCCCTCGCGGTACTGGTTCACTATCGGTCGCCAGAGAGTATTTAGCCTTGGAGAGTGGTCTCCCCAGATTCCCACCGGATTGCACGTGCCCGGTGGTACTTAGGTATCCGTCGGGAGCTGCTTCGCTTTCGCCTACGGGACTATCACCCGCTGTGGTCTGACTTTCCAGACAGTTCGGCTAGCTGGCAGTTTGTAACTCCCTGATTCTACATCGGACGGACCCTGCAACCCCGGATCACGCGCCCTATCCACAAAAACTTATGGATACGGCGCGTAACCCGGTTTAGGCTGTTCCCCGTTCGCTCGCCACTACTAAGGGAATCTCTTTGATTTCTTTTCCTTCAGGTACTAAGATGTTTCACTTCCCTGAGTTGCCCTTCCAACGGTACCTGATCACCCGAAGGCAACCCCTTCCCGTTAGAATTTACGGACTTTCACCCGTAACGATTTCTCGATTCGGAAATCCCCGGATCAAAGGATGTTTGCTCCTCCCCGAGGCTTATCGCAGCTTACCACGTCCTTCATCGGCTTCTGGCGCCAAGGCATCCACCATACACCCTTGCAGCTTGACCATATTCTTCAATCCCGCGGGTCGGCTGCTGCTGCCGCCCGCGTTTAAGACGCTTTGGCTTTCTTTCACTTTTACTACATTTGCTGTTTTTTCGCCAGATTTGCCTGTCGGTCCATGCTCCGAAACGGAGACTTACAAGACAGATGACAATATCCCTGATTTTCAAAGACCCAGAATTTGTCGCAAATATGGAGCTGACCGGGATCGAACCGGTGGCCTCCTGCTTGCAAAGCAGGCGCTCTCCCAGCTGAGCTACAGCCCCGCAGCGGGAACCAATCCCGCCCAGATAGTGGGCCCAGGTGGGATTGAACCACCGACCTCACGCTTATCAAGCGTGCGCTCTAACCAGCTGAGCTATGAGCCCGGTTGTTGTCCGCTTTCCGGCGGACTTGTGCGAGTGGCCAGCCTGACCGCGTATGACAGATATACTGTCCGTTGTCAGGGTCGAATTTAACACTCCTCCCCTCATTGCTTCGGGAAAGAATATTAAAGGAGGTGATCCAGCCGCACGTTCCCGTACGGCTACCTTGTTACGACTTCACCCCAATCACTAATCACAACTTGGGGCCCGAATGACTCGGGCGCTTCTGTTGCAATTAGCTTTCGTGGTGTGACGGGCGGTGTGTACAAGGCCCGGGAACGTATTCACCGCAGCCTGCTGATCTGCGATTACTAGCGATTCCGGCTTCACGCGGGCGAATTGCAGCCCGCGATCTGAACTGAGGCGCAGTTTAGGGATTTGCTCCACATTGCTGTCTTGCTTCCCTCTGTCTACGCCATTGTAGTACGTGTGTGGCCCTGGACATAAAGGCCATGATGATTTGACGTCATCCCCGCCTTCCTCCGCGTTATCCGCGGCAGTCTCCTGAGAGAACCTGCATTGCTGCAGGTAACACAGGACAGGGGTTGCGCTCGTTGCGGGACTTAACCCAACATCTCACGACACGAGCTGACGACAACCATGCAGCACCTCGGCCGGGTCCCTTGCGGGTCGCCTCTGCTTTCACAAAGGCTACAACACCGGTCGTTCGAGCCCAGGTAAGGTTCTTCGCGTAGCGTCGAATTAAACCACATACTCCACCGCTTGTGCGGGCCCCCGTCAATTCCTTTGAGTTTTAACCTTGCGGCCGTACTCCCCAGGCGGAGAATTTAATGCGTTAGCTTCGGCACGGAAGGGTTCGATACCTCCCACACCTAATTCTCATAGTTTACGGCTAGGACTACCAGGGTATCTAATCCTGTTTGCTCCCCTAGCTTTCGCGCTTCAGCGTCAGTGGATGCCCAGAAGCCCGCCTTCGCCGCTGGTGTTCCTCCCGATCTCTACGCATTTCACTGCTACACCGGGAATTCCAGCTTCCCCTGCATCACTCAAGACCTTCAGTATCCGACGACATTTCCCAGTTGAGCCGGGAGATTTCACGCCGGACTTAAAAGCCCGCCTGCACGCGCTTTACGCCTAGTGATTCCGAATAACGCTCGCCACCTACGTCTTACCGCGGCTGCTGGCACGTAGTTAGCCGTGGCTTATTCGCAGAGTACCGTCAAATCCGGTTGCCCGGACATTCGTCCCCTGCAAAAGGAGTTTACAATCCGAAGACCGTCGTCCTCCACGCAGCGTTGCTGGATCAGGCTTTCGCCCATTGTCCAAAATTCCCCACTGCTGCCTCCCGTAGGAGTGGGGCCCGTGTCTCAGTGCCCCTGTGGCCGATCGCCCTTTCAGGCCGGCTACCCGTCATAGCCTTGGTGGTCTGTTACACCGCCAACTAGCTGATAGGACGCGAACCCCTCCTGAAACGACCCTTGCGGGCC
This Elusimicrobiales bacterium DNA region includes the following protein-coding sequences:
- the rplJ gene encoding 50S ribosomal protein L10; translation: MKLTKTQKKDKSAKLADELKSASGVFFASYQGLKFVELASLRAKLSPVSAKFRVERNSIMFHAVKGAGFPQSPETAMLKGPTALTLQKGGDLVEAARVLSACEKEFPALKLKACYSADTWYNAAECKKLATLGTRTETIAHLLGSLHGCISQAASVLQAPVRDLAFALEALRVKKSAETPAA
- the rplL gene encoding 50S ribosomal protein L7/L12 translates to MAAKLSKDELVEAISTLTVLELSELVKAVEDKFGVKAAPAMGMVAAAPAAGGGAPAAAEKTEFTVVLTGVPDATKKISVIKVVREVTGLGLKESKDLVEAAPKPVKENVDKTQAEELKKKLTDAGATVELK
- the rpoB gene encoding DNA-directed RNA polymerase subunit beta; its protein translation is MKQLNFAKIPQTLKLPHLLELQKRSFEEFLQLDASPSSRKLQGIQAAFVDVFPVESPDGSMKLDFLRYELGEPRYSNPEEAAVRDSTYSAPLRVWFSLSIKLKNGKLKEAIEQDVMLCELPLMTDSGCFVFNGAERVIVSQLHRSPGVIFEEDEEKKQSTLGKQLYFARIIPYRGAWVEFEFDLANVLWVRLDRKKKILATTFLRACGLETNGEILRAFYPSEDVLCSPENAGIVIGRYAAEDIVDKATGEVLWNLDEKATSPIDDKTFKLLIERKIKSLRLITGNPRQDAPAILLTLENRKDQSKTSKEAQQDIYKKLRGQDFIVKEQAEQFLDNLIFKNLRRYDLSHVGRYKLNKKLRALYERLSATGDKRLAIPSENARLLCLPDIVATVQYLLALNNGVTEIQNNGGRYSFEMDDIDHLGNRRVRGIGELLENQIRVGLSQMARTIRDRMNREDKTITPRSLVNTQPVQAIIRKFFGTSQLSQFMDQINPLSELTHKRRLSALGPGGLNRKRAGFEVRDVHHTHYGRICPIETPEGPNIGLITSLACYARVNEYGLIEAPYRKVKSGEATKEINYYTADQEDNYFVAQANTPIKDGKLAAAQVNCRRQADYPVLEPARVDCMDISPLQVVSVSAALIPFLEHDDANRALMGCNMQRQAVPLLLPEFPVVSTGIEGDVAKDSGSCVLAKRAGKVIYASGNLIAVQPDDDKMPKVDMYQLIKNKRSNQDTCITQRPLARCGDTVGKGAVLADGPAVNEGQLALGRNLLVGFMSWEGYNYEDAILVSEKLAKEDVFTSVHLHEFEVEARSTKLGAEEITRDIPNVGAEALANLDEQGIVTPSTVVNPGDILVGKVTPKGEQQLTPEERLLKVIFGRKAEDVVDASLRVPPGVSGKILGVRVFVRKEKLSKPEERVRQQAVEAERDAKLAGLVQQRKAALENLKAVIKNAQSRAKEEERVNLFFKLMEKRTQDDYARELEYIKAGDELSVTVNKTVKVYIASRRKLQVGDKLSGRHGNKGVVAKILAEEDMPFMPDGTPLDIVLSPLGIPTRMNVGQLLETMLGWAGRQLDTQMLCPVFDSASEEEVRAKVKEAREHLKKRGVPEKHLPDEFCRITLYDGRTGEPFSEKVTIGCMYIMKLIHLVEDKVHARSTGPYSLITRQPLGGKAQFGGQRFGEMEVWAIEGYGATYTLQEFLTVKSDDFAGRTKMYESIIKGDPPQQPGVPESFKVLIKELQALGMSVDLLRTGGKKEEAAAAAAPAKEAKKPAEKAAE